Within the Oryzias melastigma strain HK-1 linkage group LG8, ASM292280v2, whole genome shotgun sequence genome, the region aaccccctGTTGGCCTTGTAACCATAGAAGAGTGACACCACTTGAGTTCATTTGAATGGATTCATGACTCAGCCTCTCCAGAACCCCAGAACCTCCCCCTCTGCATGTGTTTATGTTAGGTTTTCTGCCTCAGCATCTTTCTCACAGATCAAGAtggctcttttttctttttttgaggtagggatgttttctgttttggcatccatttgactttttctcaagctgctgcagatgaaaccgcagaaaaagggaaaattctCCATCCCACTTTTGCAGTCATCACCATGTGACTagggttggggggggggggcgggGGCGTGTTTTTAGGCTCTGAGTTCCTGCGTGGCCCGACACAGGTGAACATTCTGTGCTCCGTGCAGGTGTAACAGGTGATCCGCCCCtccctttctctctctctctctttcatTGGGCTCCAGCTCCATGGTGAAGTGCTGCTCTGGCCACGCCCACCTCTCATCCTCCCTCCCTGTTTCCTTAAACCAGGCGGCAGGCTTTAAATAAGTGCAGTTTGCCGGAAAAAGTCTACGAGCGCTTGTCCTACAGAGGTCCAAAGCCACACAGCCGAGCAGCCTCCGGACAATATTGTGATAATAATCCTCCACTTTTGTGAGATTTTTAACCTCTGTGACCAGAGCAGAAACTCCACAGCCTCTCATCTTTGTTTCAGGTAAGAGTCTTAAACTTGCTTTTAAAGTGATTAAAACGGTTTCTTACATTAAAATCCAGATGACAATGATCGTCTGTCTCCTGAGAGCCGCCTGGCTGAATGAGTCCTTTGAGATCTGCTCCTCTGTGTTTTGGGTGGAACGCTTGTTTGTCAGAGACCAGCTCCACTTTCTTCAggttttttggacagttttgcATGTGAGTCTTGTTAATACATCACAGAGCTGACTCACAGACTTCACAGTTGAAGCCGGAAGATCTCTCCTCTGTGAAATGCTAGTGGGAGTTTTGGGGGAGTCAAGGCAACGGCTCAACATATTCCTGACAGCATCCCAGTTGTATGATTAACTGGATGCAGGTTTACTGTCAGAGCGCACTGGGGCTTGAAGAAACGACTCGCACTTCCTGGTCCATCCAGGTGAGTCTGGTAGAGATTAGATGGGGATGCTCACCGCCAGGTTATGCTTTGTCACTGCTTTGTCTGCCCAAACAAAGGACGACTGTCCGACACGGATCCTATTCAAAAGAGGAAGAGCTGAAAAGAGTCAGAAACAGAGGATATTGTGAGAGGGGGAGTCTGGGGGTTTATGGGAAACTGAGGAGAGCAACTTCCTCCTTCATTGAGTTCTCAGAAAGGGGTTTTCTCCCTTGATGAATTATCAACTCAAAGGTAAAGGCGGCAGTTCCCCTCCTCTACTACCAAGGAAACGGCGGCACAAACACATCGGCTGATTTGCAATTCACAGTGTTCTGGTAAACCCATCTCAGCGTGACGAGTTtgtggtcaaactgaaatgttttttccccattttcacTACAGGTGAGACAAAACTTCTACAAAGATGGGGTGTTTTGGTTTCCTCAAGACCATGATGTTCATCTTTAACGGCATCATCTTCGTAAGTGCTCCCTCggctccatctgctcctgagaGCCGCGTCACGCATCATgtgcaaaaacatgcaaatcaGTCGGCttcacttactttttttttcctggagtcAACGCATGAAATGAGCTTTTCACAACCCAGCAGGATCCATTTgactggaaaaaatattattcaaatgGATTTTCCATCAACGTTCCGCCTTCATGACCCAGGCGCTTTTTGACGacattttcaaaagttaaacatttttattttaatttatcaaaaaactggcaatgaccaacaaaatgatgcttctttttaaaattaaacatcgtcaaaaagcaaaaaaaaagaaataaaaaaaagtgttaaaataaattcaaaaatataaaaaaagtgttaaaataaataacatttaaacaattattaggatgatgtttatgttttatgctTTATTCATGCTTATGTTATAATAGTACAAcatgtttcacttttaaatgaGATCACCCTGTATTAATAAAGGTTTAGTAATAGTAATTAAGCAAATCAttcaacaatttcaataaaataaaaacaagaagtttGTGAAATTGTTGattctcaaaaaataaatatatacttttaatcaatttaaaatatttttacatttttaagagcCCTGTAACaaactattatttaaaaaaagaaaatgacaaaacaaaatgtgttcaaataaatgtacacatcgaaaaaagagaacattataaaataaatgtgactgtaaaacagtaaattctgacaataataaatagaaaaaaatgtgtttttttaacatgtttttgctgtggtttattttttgatgatggaagaTAAAAGTCagctttaatttttgatttctaAGTTCTTCTTTATTGGAACAGACAGAAACACGctgttggaaaaacattttattcatgatGTAGATAATCCACCAGAAGggtctctgctctgctccattctgatcatccactttcagacaaatagatccatgaatgtctttgttttcttcgtctgagctggaatctggatcaagaCTGTACAGatggataactctgatattgatcaccatttttgtggtgccggtaatgttagtttggggtgtaaaggggctgtaagttagagAGCTTTCAGTTATGGGtaactgtgtcctagaaaatgacagtttttttatttattttggctacaAACAGCACTGGGAATTCTTTTATATTAGctccaaagatgattggagttagATTTTAAGGATATGGAGGTAATACAGTTACTGGATGCAGAGAATAAAGTGCCTTCAGGCAGGTGTTTTCTCTGTAAATATATCAGAAAAACCGGTTGAACCAGCGAACACGGATGCTCCTTTCACTGCTGACAGTCTATCAATAGAGTCTCTTTGTTTAGCAGGTCAAGCACACAATCTCTGTACTTCTTTCCACTCTGAACTTGATCTCTTTTCATTTGGTCTTACACCAACATTCAAATGTATTAATGAGGCTTCTCCTCTCTTCCTGATTTCTCCTCCGGCAGCTTGCAGGTGCCGCCATCCTTGGAGTTGGGATCTGGGTGAAAGTGGACAAAAACTCCATCCTTAGTTTCCTCACAAAGGTCCAAAACGGTTCGTCAGATCTGAATCAAGCCCTCAACGTGGGGTACTTGCTGATCGCTATAGGCGGCGTGCTGGTCCTCATTGGCTTCCTGGGCTGCTGTGGAGCCTCCAAGGAGAGCAAGTGCATGCTGCTGCTGGTAAGATGCTGCCTGCCTCTTTGCTTGGAAGCCTTCTTTGTTCTTAAGGTCAAAAGTTAGTCTTTTATTGACTACTTAAACCACTTTTTGGAGGTATAGATCAGAGATTTATGGGATGAGGGATTTCTCAAAGTCAGAATATTTTCAAGAAAGGCTGGATGCAAAATTTTGCATCACAAGGATAGATTTATGCATATGTACACATACAAATGAcgatgcaaaaagaaaagaatttaaAGCTGCAAGCGGCCCACCTTTGACCACGCCTCACATCCTTAGCAGCTGCTACACACCATTGCTCCTGCCTCTGTCAGGCTGGTCCGAGCTGCATGCAACACATTCATGGTTGATTAAGAAACTCGGCGATttatctgttggttttatctctatAGCAGCTATTTAATCTATTGGTCACCTGGGGATACCGAACATCGACCTGAGTTTCAGAAGAATCGACAAAGgaaacttttggattttcttaGCAATGGAGGTTATTTGAGAACCACggccacattcctaatatggtcATATCCTGTGTCATTATTTGGTTCAGCTTTAATTGCAACATTTGTTCCCAGAACTTAGACACAAATGATGCAAACCCCTATACTGACTTGTACCTAGAAGTCATTGACATACTCTCAGTATGGACGCTGTTGGGAATTTGTTTTCCAAACtgtaatacattaaaaatagttatttacAAGTAATCCCTTACCTTAACATCACCAACATAGCTCTTTCATGGTTTCTTTTCACGACTCTATACCCATTCAATTCAATAATTTTTATCCTTAATCAACTACAGTAACATGTGGTGTTCCCCAGGGCTCTGCTCTAGGCCCCCTTCTTCCATTTGGCAAtcattttaaatccaaaatgttATTCCACTTCTACGCCGACGACACTCAGCTCTACCTGACCATCGATCCCAACGCCGCACCTCCCCCATCCTCCCTTTAGATTGTTTTGATTTGTCAAAATGTGGTTTTCTTACTTCCTCAACCCTTTAACTGTCAGATCAACCAAACGCTAGAGCACATTTTGATAACACACGTTTAGAAACatctatttgtttaaaacaacatttatttaattcattttaactatttattgttaaacttaaaataagcaaaatatatcatctttgttttttggctatAAATTCAGTAACTATAGAGTTGACAGCCTTTTCGTAACAGTTCTATAGCATTTTTACGTCCAGTACAGGACAAAATTCTTTGTTAGGAGCATAActattaaaatgaaagtttttgggtccaaacaggaagttttaaatagcatttttttttcaaataagggttactaaattagcatttaatgTTTAGATTAATTAAGTCTAGGTGCACCTCGtagataaactatgtaaaggtTTTTAAGTCCCTGGTGACTCAAAGAGATCCTGTTTGCTCTTTGCTTCCTCCAGAACATTTCAAACACTAagcaaaactttagtaaaaagtctgatcctgtattagtttaaagcacatattatcttatgctgtacAGAGCTGCACTGGGATGATCCGGTCTGGCAcaaggcgtcttttattttgaaaggaaatcacgCAAGCTTctatcaaacataaaaaataattgttgagataatgctagtttctttttacatctgtttttatttattccaaaaaaaagcataattcatatttattattaaaaaacacattgtaatgaatgcaaagCAACATCAAATTAAGACTTTGGAACTCCTACAAGGTTTTGGCTCTATTATAGGtggcagacccctggtctagtttatgaacacatttttggacaaacgttgagcattaaatttgacGCACGTCAAAAGAGGGAGTGGACTCGAATTTGACCCATGAATTGCGTTCGGAGTCAAATCCAACGTTTCGTCtgtttttttgaatttgttcataaaggTTGGACTTTTCTcataaaagtgtgacttatatacCGGAGCGAATTATATAtggttgttttcttcttcattatgcatttttcttGGCTCTTGTGACTGAGACTCTGGAGCGACTAATAgtctggaaaatatggtaatataaattcaataaatgctaattaagtaatccttacttttaaaaaaatgctattttatttttcttttcttttttttgttctttttccctttttgtcttcagcagtcttacactgctaggttttgttactttagtttggggttggtagtcttagtttgtgggctttgtttatttgttttctttagttttggttaagcagccattatcaggagctgctgactctgatggtcgacatggctggtcagcagtctccatgacttattttatgtttgtccaaggagccaccatggagagataaaagaaccacatgtggatctggagctgcaggttgcagactcctgatctagACGCTCCCATTGAGTGTTCAGAAACTgtcttttagcctcatcgctacatgatggaggctttgctGTATCTCGTTTAAGATACATGGAAgatacagatgatgttgagaggttaagtaatttattttaaagagctccacaaaaacatctataatcacatctccatgtctgggtttttcCGTCTTTTTCTTACAGTGATTGTTACCTTCtatcctgcaggagctgcatctgaattatatgtttttagttgctcttctgtctgttttaacccagtttgatggcttttTGTCCtgcattagtccaaggagagaaaaataataacaatcataataatgtcttgatgcaaataagaaaaacatcataacatccatgaggagaatgaatagattctcagccatgtttgttttgaacgaaacaacttcttctgtgtttctgttggcagtaaatactgatacacaaacctacagcgccctctagtgctTGTTAGTggggaaacaaccgctaaaaggcAACCAGTTTTTGTTggggaaaataaagaatatatgAACCTATTGATGTCTAAANNNNNNNNNNNNNNNNNNNNNNNNNNNNNNNNNNNNNNNNNNNNNNNNNNNAAAAAAAAACGcaacttatagtccagaaaacaCGGtggttacatttataaattgatgtctgaggtgcacataCTTGATAAACTAtctaggtttttacatccctgttgacctgaagacgtcttgtttgctcaacgctacctccagaatgaacagattttatatgcaaagaaaaaaattggttaaaagtttgatcttttattaatTGAAAGGACATATTATGTTATGCTTTGAAACAgtagttattaaaaaatgttttaagagattttaggttctttttatatttttgcttttgttcgtgtaaaaaaataggcataattcccatttattattaaaaaacagaaggtcatgactgcaaatccaaatttctttaaggttaaagtaagactatgcggctccttctgggttttgaTCAGTGAATATCGAGCCCTAATGTCTCGTTTACTGccaaaggttgccgacctctgatcTAATGAGTAAAGCATTCCTCACGAGGCCTCAAGTCACACCAAAAATGAATGCTACTGTACGACTTTTTTGTGATGTTACCTCCCAGCACTGAATCAGGAAGTGAGAAGCTTCAAACCGGTTCCTGTTCCAGTAACAGTCAGCTCTCTTCCTCAGtttttcatcatcatcctcctgGTCTTCATCGCAGAGGTTGCAGGAGCCATCGTGGTTCTGGCCTTCAGACCGACGGTGAGTTCCTGACAGTACAGTTAGAAGCAGCATAAAGTTGACATGTCTCACGTGCACACTCGCTGCCCAGGTGGATAAGGCGTTAGAACAAGTGGGCAAGGACTTGGTCAGCAACATC harbors:
- the tspan35 gene encoding tetraspanin 35, producing the protein MGCFGFLKTMMFIFNGIIFLAGAAILGVGIWVKVDKNSILSFLTKVQNGSSDLNQALNVGYLLIAIGGVLVLIGFLGCCGASKESKCMLLLFFIIILLVFIAEVAGAIVVLAFRPTVDKALEQVGKDLVSNIKKDYGKNVDVTGLWNSTMSTLHCCGFNNFTDFTNSTYYKGNNNSYPPQCCWQTEQPCNQTMAEQKKVLGCLPRFKEQIDKNAVVIIGVALGIAALEICAMVVSMFLYCRIKSMVA